One window of the Bradyrhizobium sp. NP1 genome contains the following:
- a CDS encoding helix-turn-helix transcriptional regulator, giving the protein MSEEGSSAIVVAIEVEDPVLADRIAALLAGVAGLRIAAPGEAAALALVSRTTPRTSGAQEFDLTPRERDVLGLLAEGASNKAIAKRLGISAHTVKFHVSSLLDKLDATGRTDAVAHAARLGVIHL; this is encoded by the coding sequence GTGAGCGAGGAAGGTTCTTCAGCGATCGTCGTCGCCATCGAGGTCGAGGATCCGGTCCTGGCCGACCGGATCGCCGCGCTGCTCGCCGGCGTGGCCGGCCTGCGCATCGCCGCACCGGGCGAGGCGGCCGCGCTGGCGCTGGTGTCGCGGACGACACCGCGCACCTCCGGAGCGCAGGAGTTCGACCTCACGCCGCGCGAGCGCGACGTGCTGGGGCTATTGGCCGAAGGCGCCTCGAACAAGGCGATCGCCAAGCGGCTTGGGATTTCGGCGCACACCGTCAAGTTCCACGTCAGCTCGCTGCTCGACAAGCTCGACGCCACCGGCCGTACCGATGCGGTGGCGCATGCGGCGCGGCTCGGCGTGATCCATCTCTGA
- the hpaE gene encoding 5-carboxymethyl-2-hydroxymuconate semialdehyde dehydrogenase, translating to MNKPLANDALTDNLRKAQQFLARFRSATVPHRIAGEAVTSSATFEDFDPSDNSVLCNVSSGGASEIDRAARAAEEAFQVWKTVPGEKRRALLHKIADKIEARSEEIALVESIDSGQAIRYMAKAALRGAENFRFYADKAPEAPDGLSLPTETHLNYTVRQPIGPIGVITPWNTPFMLSTWKIAPALAAGCTVVHKPAEWSPLSAVILSEIMSEVFEGAGLPKGIVNLVHGLGESAGKALTEHPAIKAIAFVGESVTGSHIMAQGAPTLKRVHFELGGKNPVIVFDDADLDRARDAVLFMIYSLNGQRCTSSSRALVQRSIYDKFTAELKARVEKIKVGHPLDPATEIGPLIHQRHVEKVLSYAGHATKDGAQIAVGGKRALDGKGNFVCPTLFTDANNKMRIAQEEIFGPVLTVIPFEDEADALRIANDVRYGLAAYIWTGDVGRAHRVAQGVEAGMVWVNSENVRHLPTPFGGVKASGIGRDGGDYAFEIYMEHKNIAIGLDRHRAPKIGV from the coding sequence ATGAACAAGCCTCTCGCCAACGATGCACTGACCGACAATCTGCGCAAGGCGCAGCAGTTCCTGGCCCGCTTCCGGTCCGCCACCGTGCCGCACCGGATTGCCGGTGAAGCCGTGACGAGCAGCGCCACCTTCGAGGATTTCGATCCCTCCGACAATTCGGTGCTCTGCAACGTGTCGTCGGGAGGGGCCTCCGAGATCGATCGCGCCGCGCGCGCCGCGGAAGAAGCCTTCCAGGTCTGGAAGACCGTTCCCGGCGAGAAGCGCCGTGCGCTGTTGCACAAGATCGCCGACAAGATCGAGGCGCGCTCCGAGGAGATCGCGCTGGTCGAGAGCATCGATAGTGGCCAGGCGATCCGCTACATGGCGAAGGCGGCGCTGCGCGGCGCCGAGAATTTTCGCTTCTATGCCGACAAGGCTCCGGAAGCGCCCGATGGCCTGTCGCTGCCGACCGAGACTCATCTCAACTACACGGTCCGCCAGCCGATCGGGCCGATCGGCGTCATCACGCCGTGGAACACGCCCTTCATGCTCTCGACCTGGAAGATCGCGCCGGCGCTGGCGGCAGGCTGCACGGTGGTGCACAAGCCCGCGGAGTGGAGCCCGCTCAGCGCGGTGATCCTGTCCGAGATCATGAGCGAGGTGTTCGAGGGCGCCGGCTTGCCCAAGGGCATCGTCAACCTGGTCCATGGCCTTGGCGAGAGTGCCGGCAAGGCATTGACCGAGCATCCCGCGATCAAGGCGATCGCCTTCGTCGGGGAGTCCGTCACTGGCAGCCATATCATGGCGCAGGGCGCGCCGACCCTGAAGCGCGTGCATTTCGAGCTCGGCGGCAAGAATCCGGTGATCGTGTTCGACGATGCCGACCTCGATCGTGCCCGCGACGCCGTGCTGTTCATGATCTACAGCCTCAACGGCCAGCGCTGCACGTCCTCGAGCCGGGCGCTGGTGCAGCGCTCGATCTACGACAAGTTCACCGCCGAGCTGAAGGCGCGTGTCGAGAAGATCAAGGTCGGCCATCCGCTCGATCCCGCGACCGAGATCGGGCCCCTGATCCATCAGCGCCATGTCGAGAAGGTGCTGAGCTACGCCGGCCATGCGACCAAGGACGGTGCGCAGATCGCGGTCGGCGGCAAGCGCGCGCTCGACGGCAAGGGCAATTTCGTCTGCCCGACGCTGTTCACGGATGCCAACAACAAGATGCGCATCGCTCAGGAGGAGATTTTCGGACCCGTGCTGACCGTGATCCCCTTCGAGGACGAGGCGGATGCGCTGCGTATCGCCAACGACGTCCGCTACGGGCTTGCCGCCTATATCTGGACCGGCGACGTCGGCCGCGCCCACCGCGTCGCGCAGGGTGTCGAGGCCGGCATGGTCTGGGTCAATTCAGAGAATGTGCGTCACCTGCCGACGCCATTCGGCGGTGTCAAGGCGAGCGGCATCGGCCGCGACGGCGGCGACTACGCCTTCGAGATCTACATGGAGCACAAGAACATCGCGATCGGGCTCGACAGGCACCGCGCACCGAAAATCGGGGTGTGA
- a CDS encoding cyclase family protein, whose amino-acid sequence MNSRLPGFDAKLFGAIGAGAKVYELSHAMAPSMPVYHQHIPYSLALHRRHGDPHPKKREDGSSFANEVIVTSGHSGTHIDALGHFSRNGCLHGGIKVSEVETRDGYRELNAADIPPIIQPAVVLDVAVARGVDCLGPAEQISVADMERALALSGSEIKAGDAVLIRTGWSKYWTDGETFIGRRGGMPGPGEEAARWLIARGATLVGSDTPGFECLPTPGVSVHAIMLVDEGIHIMENLNLDEIASLRRPRVLFIALPLRLSGSTGSPIRPVAIA is encoded by the coding sequence ATGAACAGCCGGCTGCCGGGCTTCGATGCGAAACTGTTCGGCGCGATCGGGGCAGGGGCAAAAGTCTACGAGCTGTCGCATGCGATGGCGCCGTCGATGCCGGTCTATCATCAGCACATTCCCTATTCGCTGGCGTTGCATCGCCGGCATGGCGACCCGCATCCGAAGAAGCGGGAAGACGGCTCGAGCTTTGCCAACGAGGTGATCGTCACGTCAGGCCATTCCGGCACGCATATTGACGCGCTTGGTCACTTCTCTCGCAACGGCTGCCTGCATGGCGGCATCAAGGTGTCCGAGGTCGAGACCCGCGACGGCTATCGCGAGCTGAATGCGGCTGACATCCCGCCGATCATCCAGCCTGCCGTCGTCCTCGACGTCGCCGTCGCCAGGGGCGTCGACTGCCTCGGTCCGGCCGAACAGATTTCGGTTGCCGACATGGAGCGCGCGCTGGCGCTGAGCGGCTCCGAGATCAAGGCAGGCGATGCGGTCCTGATCCGAACCGGCTGGTCAAAATACTGGACCGATGGCGAGACCTTCATCGGCCGTCGCGGCGGCATGCCCGGCCCCGGCGAGGAGGCGGCGCGCTGGCTGATCGCGCGCGGCGCGACGCTGGTCGGCTCCGACACGCCGGGCTTCGAATGCCTGCCGACGCCGGGTGTCTCGGTTCACGCCATCATGCTGGTGGATGAAGGCATCCACATCATGGAAAACCTCAACCTCGACGAAATCGCTTCGCTGCGGCGCCCGCGCGTGCTGTTCATCGCGCTTCCCCTGCGCCTGTCGGGTAGCACCGGCTCGCCGATCCGACCGGTCGCGATCGCCTGA